The following are from one region of the Salvia hispanica cultivar TCC Black 2014 chromosome 1, UniMelb_Shisp_WGS_1.0, whole genome shotgun sequence genome:
- the LOC125215366 gene encoding protein NETWORKED 4A-like, translating into MASSLVKRIESKKSHSWWWDSHVSTKNSKWLQENLQDVDVNVKRMMKLIEEDADSFAKKAELYFKKRPELVSLVEEFYRMYRALAERYDHVTGELKKNIPSDLHSQGSGVSDVGSEPHSTGPSPARTKSGPRAAGFDFFLGSNGSGSDLNSKEGDESSTLDSESDSDDSSVNNYDTSNGEEVGLQRRVVELEAELHEVKEKLLHLQTEEIPVGSKQCSHECSEFNLAKLAAYEDELRVAKENMEASKEEITSLKAELQKYKSLRDSNDMLESSMVLEQDQATELQENIGGSDGEMELEHKTQRLEQELRSTEKKLRESEEVVVSLRQELMSKDSSTQNLRDQLQSAQRDVAVWKNKVEREKRDAARLQDRVVRYKTNLSERDQEIRGLRETIGNANKASAEENEHLQAEMTRITKERAYLEDSLKEIDLRSQSLEEDVRRVKLAKDEAQAVFGAQIEQLKADISERDDCIEELNRNLEMWKVKHKVLAATRDELNAKIAAFGAEISSRDDHLHQLHQQHVQLIVSAEEAHKSAEDLHLRVMELEIDVKRKQESIIEGAEEKREAIRQLCFSIEHYRSGYHQLRQAVVGQQQPAVTAR; encoded by the exons ATGGCTTCATCGCTC GTGAAGAGGATCGAGTCGAAGAAGTCTCACTCATGGTGGTGGGATAGCCATGTTAGCACCAAGAATTCCAAGTGGCTACAAGAAAATCTCCAAG ACGTGGATGTTAATGTGAAGAGGATGATGAAACTGATAGAAGAGGATGCCGATTCTTTCGCAAAGAAGGCCGAACTGTATTTCAAGAAGCGCCCCGAGTTGGTCAGCCTCGTTGAGGAGTTTTATCGGATGTATCGTGCGTTGGCTGAGCGGTATGATCATGTCACGGGCGAGCTCAAGAAAAACATCCCCTCGGATCTCCATTCTCAGGGCTCCGGGGTTTCTGATGTCGGTTCTGAGCCACATTCCACCGGACCCTCCCCTGCTCGCACGAAATCCGGACCTCGTGCTGCTGGATTCGACTTCTTTCTTGGGAGCAACGGGAGTGGCTCGGACCTGAATAGCAAGGAAGGAGATGAATCTTCAACGCTGGATTCTGAGTCGGATTCAGATGATTCCTCGGTTAATAACTATGACACGAGCAACGGTGAGGAGGTGGGGTTGCAGAGGAGGGTCGTCGAGCTTGAAGCCGAGCTTCACGAGGTGAAGGAGAAACTGCTCCACTTGCAAACGGAGGAGATCCCCGTTGGATCGAAGCAATGTAGCCATGAGTGCTCCGAATTCAACCTAGCGAAACTAGCAGCATACGAAGACGAGTTGAGAGTTGCGAAAGAGAATATGGAAGCCTCGAAGGAAGAGATAACGAGTCTGAAGGCCGAGCTTCAGAAGTACAAATCTCTCAGAGATTCAAACGACATGCTTGAGTCGAGCATGGTGCTGGAGCAAGATCAGGCAACGGAGCTTCAAGAAAACATCGGTGGCTCGGATGGCGAAATGGAATTGGAGCATAAGACTCAGAGGCTCGAGCAGGAGCTCAGAAGCACGGAGAAGAAGCTTCGTGAGTCGGAAGAAGTAGTAGTGAGCCTGAGGCAGGAGCTCATGAGCAAGGACTCGTCCACACAGAATCTGCGTGATCAGCTGCAGTCGGCACAGAGGGATGTTGCTGTGTGGAAAAACAAAGTCGAGAGAGAGAAACGTGATGCTGCAAGGCTGCAGGACCGCGTGGTGAGGTACAAGACAAATCTCTCGGAGCGAGATCAAGAAATCCGGGGGCTGAGGGAGACGATAGGCAACGCGAACAAGGCCTCGGCCGAAGAAAACGAGCACCTTCAAGCAGAGATGACGAGGATAACGAAAGAGCGCGCATATTTGGAGGATAGCCTCAAGGAGATCGATCTACGATCCCAGTCCTTGGAAGAGGACGTGAGGCGAGTGAAGTTGGCCAAAGACGAGGCGCAGGCCGTGTTTGGAGCTCAGATCGAGCAGCTGAAGGCCGACATTTCCGAGAGAGACGACTGCATTGAAGAGCTCAATAGAAATCTAGAGATGTGGAAGGTGAAACACAAGGTGTTGGCAGCCACCAGAGACGAACTTAACGCCAAGATCGCTGCTTTCGGTGCAGAGATCAGCTCGAGAGACGACCATCTGCACCAGCTGCATCAGCAGCATGTTCAGCTGATTGTTAGCGCGGAGGAGGCCCATAAATCTGCGGAGGATCTGCACTTGAGAGTCATGGAGCTCGAGATAGACGTGAAGAGGAAGCAAGAGTCGATTATTGAAGGAGCAGAGGAGAAACGGGAGGCGATT